The following are encoded together in the Arthrobacter sp. Y-9 genome:
- a CDS encoding glycosyltransferase family 2 protein, which yields MNPTVAVAAVTFDRPDDLEVLLGSLTAQSAPITSICLVDSGTRPASDIAARHPRVDYIRSEANLGGGGGFALAALKAVASGAEWVWMMDDDAVPLGEDCLATLVREAKARGLDAVVPLVVSPQDSSRLSFFFRLDGKVTHERSEVERLGFIPDDGHFFNGALIRSDVFFRVGFPDIRLFIRGDEVDFTIRLRKAGIRFGTVTTAAISHPAAEDETQHVFGARWHVIVPGTAFKRFYYYRNRGYLIRRYKRVKSFVADVGGYTVYFLRRGDLKGYLGWLRAFSLGLREKGFAPLDQQKF from the coding sequence ATGAATCCGACCGTTGCCGTGGCGGCGGTGACCTTCGACCGTCCCGACGACCTCGAGGTCCTCCTCGGTTCACTGACGGCTCAGAGCGCACCGATCACCAGCATCTGCCTGGTGGACAGCGGCACCCGGCCGGCCTCCGACATCGCCGCACGGCATCCCCGGGTGGACTACATCCGGTCCGAGGCGAATCTCGGAGGCGGTGGCGGTTTCGCCCTGGCCGCGCTGAAGGCCGTCGCCAGCGGCGCCGAATGGGTCTGGATGATGGATGACGACGCCGTCCCGCTCGGCGAGGACTGCCTGGCCACCCTGGTGCGGGAGGCCAAAGCGCGAGGACTCGACGCCGTCGTGCCCCTGGTCGTGTCACCGCAGGACTCCAGCAGACTCTCGTTTTTCTTCCGCCTGGACGGCAAGGTCACCCATGAGCGTTCGGAGGTGGAACGACTGGGCTTCATCCCCGACGACGGGCACTTCTTCAACGGGGCGCTCATCCGCTCGGACGTGTTCTTCCGCGTAGGCTTCCCGGACATCCGGCTGTTCATCCGGGGCGACGAGGTCGACTTCACCATCCGGCTCCGCAAGGCCGGGATCCGGTTCGGCACGGTGACCACGGCCGCCATCAGCCACCCGGCGGCGGAGGACGAGACGCAGCACGTCTTCGGAGCGCGCTGGCACGTGATCGTGCCCGGGACCGCGTTCAAGCGCTTCTATTACTACCGCAACCGGGGGTACCTCATCCGCCGCTACAAGCGGGTGAAGTCATTCGTGGCCGACGTCGGCGGCTACACCGTGTATTTCCTGCGCCGCGGCGACCTCAAGGGGTATCTGGGCTGGCTGCGGGCGTTCTCGCTCGGGCTGCGGGAGAAGGGCTTCGCACCGCTGGACCAGCAGAAGTTCTGA
- a CDS encoding WecB/TagA/CpsF family glycosyltransferase, which produces MKRERVPLLGVEVTPCTATELLEELGRLVSDGGTHTVAGHNLHSVTLCLSDPDFAAFYDESSVVLMDGAPVAKLWARAHGPASGAGEYRLGTTDWLHRIGEVPGLDRVAVLGAGAEANDAAVQELARRLPDARVEGMSGENWGPEAEARAAAWLGGFRPQLVLVGLGMPLQEQVIGRLAAQGLPAVYCAVGGAIEQTAGLQRLAPRWIGRLGFEWAYRLLFHPRRVAYRVFVEPWKLAWLLARRKFRG; this is translated from the coding sequence GTGAAGCGCGAGAGGGTCCCTCTGCTCGGCGTGGAGGTGACCCCCTGCACCGCCACGGAGCTCCTGGAAGAGCTCGGACGGCTCGTGTCCGACGGCGGCACCCACACCGTGGCGGGGCACAATCTGCACAGCGTCACCCTCTGCCTGTCCGATCCGGATTTCGCGGCGTTCTATGACGAGAGCTCCGTGGTCCTGATGGACGGCGCGCCGGTCGCGAAGCTCTGGGCACGGGCCCATGGGCCGGCCTCAGGCGCGGGGGAGTACCGTCTCGGCACCACCGACTGGCTGCACCGGATCGGTGAGGTGCCCGGTCTGGACCGTGTCGCCGTCCTGGGCGCGGGTGCGGAGGCCAATGACGCCGCCGTGCAGGAACTGGCCCGAAGGCTTCCTGACGCCCGGGTGGAGGGCATGTCCGGTGAGAACTGGGGGCCGGAGGCCGAAGCCCGGGCCGCGGCGTGGCTCGGGGGATTCCGCCCCCAGCTCGTGCTCGTCGGCCTCGGCATGCCCCTGCAGGAACAGGTCATCGGCCGTCTGGCCGCTCAGGGCCTTCCCGCGGTGTACTGCGCCGTGGGTGGCGCGATCGAACAGACCGCCGGTCTCCAGCGCCTGGCTCCCCGGTGGATCGGACGCCTCGGATTCGAGTGGGCCTACCGCTTGCTGTTCCATCCGCGCAGGGTCGCCTACCGCGTGTTCGTCGAACCGTGGAAGCTCGCGTGGCTCCTGGCCCGGCGCAAGTTCCGGGGCTGA
- the prmC gene encoding peptide chain release factor N(5)-glutamine methyltransferase produces MYDDDALRPGAPLAPAVRAAAAVLTAAGVPSPRRDAELLLAHTLGLDLKELQHAVLMGSRVVPEEFERLVEQRAERIPLQHLTGVASFRHLELSVGPGVFIPRPETETVVQWAVDRCAELRADGVVAPLLVDLGTGSGAIAASLAHEVPGSRVHAVELSPLAIAWAERNTRPHGVELHQGDLRDALPELNGLVDMVVSNPPYIPSEAVPREPEVAEHDPEMALYGGGVDGMELPLAAAASAARLLRTGGWFIMEHAEVQAPWLATRLGQDPAWSDVTTHQDLNGLDRATSARRN; encoded by the coding sequence GTGTACGACGACGACGCGCTGCGCCCCGGCGCGCCCCTGGCCCCTGCGGTCCGGGCCGCCGCGGCCGTGCTCACCGCGGCGGGCGTGCCGAGTCCGCGCCGGGACGCCGAGCTGCTCCTGGCGCACACCCTGGGCCTCGACCTCAAGGAACTGCAGCACGCGGTCCTCATGGGATCGCGTGTCGTCCCGGAGGAGTTCGAGCGACTCGTGGAGCAGCGCGCGGAGCGCATTCCACTCCAGCACCTGACCGGGGTCGCCTCCTTCCGGCACCTGGAACTCTCTGTGGGCCCGGGCGTGTTCATCCCCAGGCCTGAGACCGAGACCGTGGTTCAGTGGGCCGTGGACCGGTGTGCCGAGCTGCGGGCCGACGGGGTCGTGGCACCTCTTCTGGTGGACCTCGGCACGGGTTCGGGAGCCATCGCGGCTTCGCTGGCACATGAGGTGCCGGGTTCGCGCGTGCATGCCGTCGAGCTGAGCCCTCTGGCGATCGCCTGGGCCGAGCGCAACACGCGGCCGCACGGCGTCGAGCTTCATCAAGGCGATCTGCGGGACGCGCTGCCGGAACTGAACGGCCTGGTGGACATGGTGGTGTCGAATCCGCCCTACATCCCGAGTGAAGCGGTGCCCCGCGAACCCGAGGTCGCCGAGCACGACCCCGAGATGGCGTTGTACGGCGGGGGAGTGGACGGCATGGAGCTGCCTCTCGCCGCTGCCGCCAGCGCTGCGCGTCTGCTCAGGACCGGCGGTTGGTTCATCATGGAGCACGCCGAGGTGCAGGCGCCGTGGCTCGCCACGCGTCTGGGCCAGGACCCCGCCTGGTCCGACGTGACGACCCACCAGGACCTCAACGGCCTGGACCGCGCCACGTCCGCCCGTCGCAATTGA
- the prfA gene encoding peptide chain release factor 1 gives MFESVQGLLDEHAAIQAQLSDPAVYADQSLARKLGRRSAQLNGIVEAYNIWRGLTDDLEAAREMAAEDPDFAEEVAQIEEKLPAAQEKLRRLLIPRDPDDARNIIIEVKGGEGGEEAALFAADLLRMYTRYAESRGWKTELISANESDLGGYKDAQMAIKGSSNDPAEGVWARLKFEGGVHRVQRVPATESQGRIHTSAAGVLVFPEVDEPEEIEILQNDLKIDVYRSSGPGGQSVNTTDSAVRITHLPTGIVVAMQNEKSQLQNREAAMRVLRARLLAHQQEQLDAESAEHRKSQIRTMDRSERIRTYNFPENRIADHRTGYKAYNLDAVMNGDLEPVIQSAIEMDEQARLDAIGE, from the coding sequence ATGTTTGAGTCCGTCCAGGGTCTGCTCGACGAGCATGCCGCGATCCAGGCGCAGCTGAGCGATCCCGCCGTCTACGCGGACCAGTCGCTGGCCCGCAAACTGGGGCGTCGTTCCGCGCAGCTCAACGGCATCGTGGAGGCGTACAACATCTGGCGCGGACTCACCGATGACCTGGAAGCCGCCCGTGAGATGGCCGCCGAGGATCCCGACTTCGCCGAGGAGGTCGCCCAGATCGAGGAGAAGCTGCCGGCTGCGCAGGAGAAGCTGCGCCGTCTGCTCATTCCGCGCGATCCCGACGACGCCCGCAACATCATCATCGAGGTCAAGGGCGGCGAAGGCGGTGAGGAGGCCGCGCTGTTCGCGGCCGACCTGCTCCGGATGTACACCCGCTATGCCGAGTCCCGTGGCTGGAAGACCGAACTGATCTCCGCCAACGAGTCCGATCTCGGTGGGTACAAGGACGCTCAGATGGCCATCAAGGGTTCCTCCAATGACCCCGCGGAGGGTGTCTGGGCCCGTCTGAAGTTCGAGGGCGGCGTGCACCGCGTGCAGCGCGTCCCCGCGACCGAATCCCAGGGGCGCATCCACACCTCGGCCGCCGGTGTGCTGGTGTTCCCGGAAGTGGACGAGCCCGAAGAGATCGAGATCCTCCAGAACGATCTCAAGATCGATGTCTATCGGTCCTCCGGCCCCGGTGGACAGTCCGTGAACACCACGGACTCCGCCGTCCGCATCACCCACCTGCCCACGGGCATCGTGGTGGCGATGCAGAACGAGAAGTCCCAGCTGCAGAACCGTGAGGCCGCCATGCGCGTGCTCCGGGCCCGCCTTCTGGCGCACCAGCAGGAGCAGCTCGACGCGGAGAGCGCCGAACACCGCAAGTCGCAGATCCGGACCATGGACCGCTCCGAGCGCATCCGCACGTACAACTTCCCGGAGAACCGCATCGCGGATCACCGCACCGGGTACAAGGCGTACAACCTGGACGCCGTCATGAACGGCGACCTGGAGCCGGTCATCCAGTCCGCCATCGAGATGGACGAGCAGGCACGCCTGGACGCCATCGGCGAGTAG
- the rho gene encoding transcription termination factor Rho, with amino-acid sequence MTETTVLTTDVDKTSSAAPAAKSGGLAGLKLAQLQALASQLGISGSSRMRKGDLVTAISDHQRGSSVADRPAKGEEAAKAPATTKATAAKTSSAKAAAPQAEATSEAKADAQPASSEQESSADAAPARSRTRGRSRRAGSDGVVAASETAAETAPAETAAPAAEQRSENADNASGEQGSERRNTRTRNRNRRAEGGENAGERSETPSETAEASSEQGDVRDGEGNRRNRQRSERGPRNGEGNGQNNGNQQGARQQESRQQETRGDEEEGGNRRNRRNRRDRNERNDRNDRNDRNDRFRDRNERRRGRNQGPEVDDTELSDDDVLVPVAGILDVLDNYAFIRTSGYLPGPQDVYVTLNQVRKYNLRKGDAVVGAIRAPREGENNNQQNNRQKFNALVRVTSVNGLQPEELKNRVEFNKLVPLYPSERLRLETDPKKIGPRIIDLVAPIGKGQRGLIVSPPKAGKTLILQSIANAITTNNPEVHLMMVLVDERPEEVTDMQRTVKGEVIASTFDRPADDHTTVAELSIERAKRLVEMGKDVVVLLDSMTRLGRAYNLAAPASGRILSGGVDSAALYPPKRFFGAARNIENGGSLTILATALVETGSKMDEVIFEEFKGTGNMELRLSRHLADKRIFPAVDVNASSTRREENLLSADEVKIMWRLRRLLSGLEQQQGLELLTSKIRETQSNAEFLLQVQRTTLAAKSENDK; translated from the coding sequence GTGACTGAAACCACTGTCCTGACTACGGATGTGGACAAGACAAGCTCCGCTGCACCGGCAGCGAAGAGCGGCGGCCTGGCGGGCCTCAAGCTCGCCCAGCTGCAGGCGCTTGCCAGCCAGCTCGGCATCTCCGGGAGTTCCCGGATGCGCAAGGGCGACCTCGTGACCGCCATCTCCGACCACCAGCGCGGTTCCTCCGTGGCCGATCGTCCCGCCAAGGGCGAGGAAGCCGCCAAGGCGCCTGCCACCACCAAGGCGACCGCCGCCAAGACCTCCTCCGCCAAGGCCGCCGCGCCGCAGGCCGAGGCCACGTCTGAGGCCAAGGCCGATGCTCAGCCCGCTTCTTCCGAGCAGGAGTCCTCCGCGGACGCCGCGCCGGCCCGGAGCCGCACCCGCGGCCGCTCCCGCCGCGCGGGCAGCGACGGCGTCGTCGCCGCGTCCGAGACCGCTGCGGAGACCGCACCCGCCGAGACGGCCGCTCCGGCCGCCGAGCAGCGCTCCGAGAACGCTGACAACGCCTCCGGCGAGCAGGGTTCCGAGCGCCGCAACACCCGCACGCGCAACCGCAACCGTCGTGCCGAAGGCGGCGAGAACGCCGGTGAGCGTTCCGAGACCCCGTCCGAGACCGCCGAGGCCTCGTCCGAGCAGGGCGACGTCCGTGACGGCGAAGGCAACCGCCGCAACCGTCAGCGCTCCGAGCGCGGCCCCCGCAACGGTGAGGGCAACGGCCAGAACAACGGCAACCAGCAGGGCGCACGCCAGCAGGAGAGCCGTCAGCAGGAGACCCGTGGTGACGAGGAAGAGGGCGGAAACCGCCGGAACCGTCGCAACCGCCGTGACCGCAACGAGCGGAACGACCGCAATGACCGGAATGATCGCAACGACCGCTTCCGCGATCGCAATGAGCGCCGCCGTGGCCGCAACCAGGGCCCCGAGGTGGACGACACCGAGCTGAGCGATGACGATGTCCTGGTGCCCGTGGCCGGCATCCTCGACGTCCTGGACAACTACGCGTTCATCCGCACCTCCGGTTACCTGCCGGGCCCGCAGGACGTGTACGTGACCCTCAACCAGGTCCGCAAGTACAACCTGCGCAAGGGCGACGCCGTCGTCGGCGCGATCCGCGCTCCCCGCGAGGGCGAGAACAACAACCAGCAGAACAACCGCCAGAAGTTCAACGCTCTGGTCCGCGTCACGAGCGTCAACGGCCTGCAGCCGGAGGAGCTCAAGAACCGCGTCGAGTTCAACAAGCTCGTTCCGCTCTACCCGTCCGAGCGCCTGCGCCTGGAGACCGATCCCAAGAAGATCGGCCCGCGCATCATCGACCTCGTGGCTCCCATCGGTAAGGGCCAGCGTGGCCTGATCGTCTCCCCGCCGAAGGCCGGTAAGACGCTCATCCTGCAGTCGATCGCGAACGCCATCACCACCAACAACCCTGAGGTCCACCTCATGATGGTTCTGGTGGATGAGCGTCCGGAAGAAGTCACCGACATGCAGCGCACGGTGAAGGGTGAGGTCATCGCCTCCACCTTCGACCGCCCCGCTGATGACCACACCACGGTGGCCGAGCTTTCCATCGAGCGCGCCAAGCGTCTGGTGGAGATGGGCAAGGACGTGGTGGTCCTCCTGGACTCCATGACCCGCCTGGGCCGTGCCTACAACCTGGCCGCGCCGGCTTCCGGCCGCATCCTCTCCGGTGGTGTCGACTCCGCCGCGCTGTACCCGCCCAAGCGGTTCTTCGGCGCAGCCCGCAACATCGAGAACGGCGGCTCGCTGACCATCCTGGCCACGGCCCTGGTGGAGACCGGCTCCAAGATGGACGAGGTCATCTTCGAAGAGTTCAAGGGCACCGGCAACATGGAGCTCCGCCTGTCCCGCCACCTGGCGGACAAGCGCATCTTCCCGGCCGTCGATGTCAACGCGTCCAGCACCCGTCGCGAGGAGAACCTGCTCTCCGCTGACGAGGTCAAGATCATGTGGCGTCTGCGCCGCCTGCTCTCCGGCCTCGAGCAGCAGCAGGGCCTGGAACTGCTCACGAGCAAGATCCGTGAGACGCAGAGCAACGCCGAGTTCCTGCTCCAGGTGCAGCGCACCACCCTGGCTGCAAAGTCGGAGAACGACAAGTAG
- the thrB gene encoding homoserine kinase, giving the protein MAHHHDGGAASLAALPSGLSVTVRVPATSANLGPGYDSLGLAVQLFDTVTVETLDSGALEFTLTGEGTESVPRDGSHLVVRSLESALAQLGYRHQGLHLSAENVIPHGRGLGSSAAAVVAAALAANGLVPEESRRGLDWVLQFTSELEGHPDNVAPAIFGALALSWQEGSEFRSARAEVHADVVPVVAIPDFELSTELARTLLPARIDHHAAAMNSGRAALLVAALTSQPDLLVPATRDYLHQDYRATAMQPSADLIAELRERGHAAVVSGAGPTVMTLARSTAEAAEVEEFIRQRESAAVSWRVLRPAVDREGAKVEVHPR; this is encoded by the coding sequence TTGGCTCACCATCACGACGGCGGTGCGGCGTCTCTCGCCGCACTGCCGTCCGGTCTTTCCGTCACCGTCCGCGTCCCGGCGACGAGCGCGAACCTCGGCCCCGGCTATGACAGCCTCGGCCTGGCCGTCCAGCTCTTCGACACCGTGACGGTCGAGACCCTCGACTCCGGCGCCCTCGAATTCACCCTCACGGGTGAAGGCACGGAATCCGTGCCCCGGGACGGCAGCCACCTGGTGGTCCGTTCTCTCGAGTCCGCCCTGGCCCAGCTCGGGTACCGGCACCAGGGTCTGCACCTGAGCGCGGAGAACGTCATTCCCCACGGACGCGGACTGGGAAGCTCGGCGGCCGCCGTCGTGGCCGCCGCTCTCGCAGCCAACGGCCTGGTGCCGGAGGAGTCCCGCCGCGGGCTGGACTGGGTCCTGCAGTTCACGAGCGAGCTGGAAGGGCATCCGGACAACGTCGCCCCGGCGATCTTCGGCGCCCTCGCCCTCTCCTGGCAGGAAGGGTCGGAGTTCCGCAGCGCCCGCGCGGAGGTGCACGCGGATGTGGTCCCCGTCGTCGCGATTCCGGATTTCGAGCTCTCCACGGAACTCGCCCGGACGCTCCTGCCGGCCCGGATCGACCACCACGCCGCGGCCATGAACTCCGGCAGGGCGGCGTTGCTCGTGGCGGCGCTGACGTCACAGCCGGATCTGCTCGTGCCGGCGACGCGGGACTATCTCCACCAGGATTACCGCGCCACGGCGATGCAGCCCAGCGCGGATCTCATCGCCGAGCTGCGCGAACGCGGCCATGCCGCCGTCGTCTCCGGAGCCGGTCCCACGGTCATGACCCTCGCCCGTTCGACGGCAGAGGCCGCCGAGGTGGAGGAATTCATCCGGCAGCGGGAATCGGCAGCGGTGTCGTGGCGTGTTCTGCGACCGGCCGTAGACCGTGAAGGTGCTAAAGTGGAAGTGCATCCGCGGTAA
- the thrC gene encoding threonine synthase has protein sequence MAHQWRGVIREYAERLPVDESTRVITLGEGGTPLVHAQKLSELTGNTVYLKVEGMNPTGSFKDRGMTMAMTAAVQAGAQAVVCASTGNTSASAAAYATSAGLRCAVLVPEGKIAMGKLSQAIAHGATLLQVDGNFDDCLEIARKLNEAYPVFLVNSVNPARIEGQKTGAFEVVDALGDAPDIHVLPVGNAGNISAYWKGYKEYAAPYQSATAGELAAVATRTPAMWGFQAAGAAPFVAGHPITHPETIATAIRIGNPASWDTAVAARDESGGLIEAVTDEEILAAHRWLSSKEGVFVEPGSAAGVAGLIKKHAAGEVPTGKTIVITVTGHGLKDPQWALRTEDGSDVSPVKVQNDVVSVAAALGFEG, from the coding sequence GTGGCTCATCAGTGGCGCGGCGTGATCCGCGAATACGCCGAACGTCTGCCTGTCGACGAGAGCACCAGGGTCATCACCCTGGGCGAAGGCGGCACTCCTCTGGTGCACGCCCAGAAGCTCTCCGAGCTCACCGGCAACACCGTCTACCTCAAGGTCGAGGGCATGAACCCGACCGGCTCGTTCAAGGACCGCGGCATGACCATGGCCATGACGGCCGCCGTGCAGGCCGGAGCGCAGGCCGTGGTCTGCGCCTCCACCGGCAACACCTCGGCGTCCGCCGCGGCCTACGCCACCTCGGCCGGTCTTCGCTGCGCCGTCCTGGTCCCCGAGGGCAAGATCGCCATGGGCAAGCTGTCCCAGGCCATCGCCCACGGCGCCACACTGCTGCAGGTGGACGGCAACTTCGATGACTGCCTCGAGATCGCCCGCAAGCTGAACGAGGCGTACCCGGTGTTCCTGGTGAACTCCGTCAACCCGGCCCGCATCGAAGGCCAGAAGACCGGCGCCTTCGAGGTCGTCGACGCTCTGGGTGACGCCCCCGACATCCACGTGCTGCCCGTCGGCAACGCCGGCAATATCAGCGCGTACTGGAAGGGCTACAAGGAGTACGCGGCGCCGTACCAGTCTGCGACCGCCGGCGAACTGGCCGCCGTCGCGACGCGCACCCCCGCCATGTGGGGCTTCCAGGCGGCCGGCGCGGCGCCGTTCGTGGCCGGACACCCGATCACCCACCCCGAGACGATCGCCACCGCCATCCGGATCGGCAATCCCGCTTCCTGGGACACCGCCGTCGCCGCCCGTGACGAGTCGGGCGGCCTGATCGAGGCCGTCACCGATGAGGAGATCCTCGCCGCCCACCGCTGGCTGTCCAGCAAGGAAGGCGTCTTCGTGGAGCCCGGCTCCGCCGCAGGTGTCGCCGGTCTGATCAAGAAGCATGCCGCGGGCGAAGTCCCCACCGGCAAGACCATCGTCATCACCGTGACCGGTCACGGCCTCAAGGACCCCCAGTGGGCCCTCCGCACCGAGGACGGCAGCGACGTCTCCCCGGTCAAGGTGCAGAACGACGTGGTCTCCGTGGCCGCGGCCCTCGGCTTCGAGGGCTAG
- a CDS encoding homoserine dehydrogenase yields MKDTRTLKVALLGCGNVGSQVARILLEDAETLAARTGARLELVGIGVRTIDAPRDVELPRELFTTDSESLVADADLVIELMGGIEPARSLILSAVRHGACVVTGNKALLAQDGPTLYEEADQAGVQLSYEAAVAGAIPILRPIRDSLSGDRITRVLGIVNGTTNFILDQMDSTGAQFEDALAEAQRLGYAEADPTADVEGHDAAAKAAILASLSFHTRFSLDDVYCEGITKVSAADIAAAKDAGFVIKLLAIAEELTDDAGAEGVSVRVHPTLLPREHPLAAVRGAFNAVFVEAENAGELMFYGQGAGGTPTASAVLGDLVSAARRIVLGGPGRTETTTGHVPALPISASRTSYHVGLRVADQPGVLARIAQVFSDNGVSIELFRQSISSADQSAELRIVTHRASEADLAATVASISQLDVVQDVTSVLRVEGV; encoded by the coding sequence GTGAAAGACACCAGGACCCTCAAGGTCGCGCTTCTGGGCTGCGGCAACGTGGGATCTCAGGTGGCCCGCATCCTCCTCGAGGACGCCGAGACCCTGGCCGCCCGCACCGGCGCCCGTCTGGAGCTCGTCGGCATCGGCGTCCGCACCATCGACGCGCCCCGTGACGTCGAGCTTCCCCGGGAGCTCTTCACCACCGACTCCGAGTCCCTCGTGGCCGACGCCGACCTCGTCATCGAGCTGATGGGCGGCATCGAGCCCGCCCGCAGCCTGATCCTGTCCGCGGTCCGCCACGGCGCGTGCGTGGTCACGGGCAACAAGGCTCTGCTCGCCCAGGACGGCCCCACCCTCTACGAAGAGGCGGACCAGGCGGGCGTGCAGCTCTCGTATGAGGCCGCCGTCGCGGGGGCCATCCCGATCCTGCGTCCCATCCGTGACAGCCTCTCGGGTGACCGCATCACCCGGGTGCTCGGCATCGTCAACGGCACCACGAACTTCATCCTGGACCAGATGGATTCCACGGGCGCCCAATTCGAGGATGCCCTGGCGGAGGCGCAGCGCCTCGGATACGCCGAAGCGGATCCGACCGCGGACGTGGAAGGCCACGACGCCGCGGCCAAGGCCGCGATCCTCGCCTCGCTGTCCTTCCACACCCGGTTCTCCCTCGACGACGTGTACTGCGAGGGCATCACCAAGGTGAGCGCTGCGGACATCGCCGCCGCCAAGGACGCCGGATTCGTCATCAAGCTGCTCGCCATCGCGGAGGAGCTGACGGACGACGCCGGAGCCGAGGGCGTCAGCGTCCGCGTCCACCCGACGCTCCTGCCGCGGGAACACCCGCTGGCCGCGGTCCGGGGAGCGTTCAACGCGGTCTTCGTCGAGGCGGAGAACGCCGGCGAGCTGATGTTCTACGGCCAGGGCGCAGGTGGCACCCCGACCGCGTCCGCCGTCCTGGGCGACCTCGTCTCCGCGGCACGTCGGATCGTGCTCGGCGGCCCCGGCCGCACCGAGACCACCACGGGCCATGTTCCGGCGCTGCCCATCTCGGCGAGCCGGACCAGCTACCACGTGGGCCTTCGCGTGGCGGACCAGCCGGGCGTCCTCGCCCGGATCGCTCAGGTTTTCAGTGACAACGGTGTGTCCATCGAACTGTTCCGGCAGAGCATCAGCAGCGCTGATCAGTCCGCCGAACTGCGGATCGTGACCCACCGGGCCAGCGAGGCGGACCTCGCGGCGACCGTCGCATCCATTTCTCAACTGGACGTCGTGCAGGACGTGACGTCCGTCCTCCGTGTGGAAGGTGTCTAA
- the lysA gene encoding diaminopimelate decarboxylase: protein MSGVDVTGPSPLAPEWLRLPSDLNALHAPSWAHDVARTDAGELAVDGVTVGSLKEQFGTPLFVLSEGDFRARARAFRDAFNEAFADLCGGVDVYYAGKAFLSVEVARWVRQEGLRLDTCSGGELAVAQRAGFPGELLGLHGNNKSAAEINRALDMNLGRIVVDSIDELERVADIVQRRRAEGAQEPGRQATAKVMLRLTPGVHAHTHEFIATAHEDQKFGLSMAPGTAEDAELRGIDPALSAAEQAVDAAVALEGIELLGLHCHIGSQIFEADGFAVAARKLLAFHDAMQRKHGIVLPEMDLGGGHGIAYTPVDTPRPVAEIAQALAGVVGDTCRELGIACPRISIEPGRAIVGSTTFTLYEVGTRKTVQVEAPDDAERTYPRRYVSVDGGMSDNARPVLYDADYSAALASRSSDAPAQLSRVVGKHCESGDIVVKDVYLPSDVRAGDLLAVPGTGAYCLALASNYNYLARPGVVAVSDGTARWIIRGETEEDLLNRDMGAGQL from the coding sequence GTGAGCGGCGTGGACGTGACCGGGCCCAGTCCGCTGGCCCCGGAATGGCTGCGGCTTCCTTCCGATCTGAACGCCTTGCACGCCCCGAGCTGGGCGCACGACGTCGCACGAACGGATGCCGGCGAGCTCGCCGTGGACGGGGTGACGGTCGGCTCTCTGAAGGAGCAGTTCGGCACTCCGCTCTTCGTGCTGAGCGAAGGCGACTTCCGTGCTCGTGCCCGGGCGTTCCGTGATGCGTTCAACGAAGCTTTCGCCGACCTCTGCGGGGGAGTGGACGTCTACTACGCGGGCAAGGCTTTCCTGAGTGTGGAGGTCGCACGGTGGGTCCGTCAGGAAGGGCTCCGGCTCGACACCTGTTCCGGCGGCGAACTGGCGGTCGCCCAGCGAGCCGGCTTCCCGGGTGAGCTGCTCGGACTGCACGGCAACAACAAGTCGGCCGCCGAGATCAACCGTGCCCTGGACATGAACCTCGGCCGGATCGTCGTGGACAGCATCGACGAGCTGGAGCGCGTGGCGGACATCGTTCAGCGCCGCCGGGCCGAAGGCGCCCAGGAGCCCGGTCGGCAGGCGACCGCCAAGGTCATGCTGCGCCTGACGCCCGGCGTGCACGCCCACACCCACGAGTTCATCGCCACGGCCCATGAGGACCAGAAGTTCGGTCTCTCCATGGCGCCGGGCACCGCGGAGGACGCGGAACTGCGCGGCATCGACCCGGCTCTGTCCGCGGCGGAGCAGGCCGTGGACGCGGCCGTGGCGCTGGAGGGCATCGAACTCCTGGGCCTGCACTGCCACATCGGATCGCAGATCTTCGAGGCGGACGGCTTCGCGGTCGCGGCCAGGAAACTGCTCGCGTTCCACGACGCGATGCAGCGCAAACACGGGATCGTCCTGCCGGAGATGGATCTCGGGGGAGGCCACGGCATCGCCTACACCCCCGTGGACACCCCGCGCCCGGTGGCCGAGATCGCGCAGGCCCTGGCCGGCGTCGTGGGGGACACCTGCCGCGAGCTGGGCATCGCGTGCCCGCGCATCTCGATCGAGCCCGGACGGGCGATCGTGGGCAGCACCACCTTCACGTTGTACGAGGTCGGCACTCGCAAGACCGTCCAGGTCGAGGCGCCGGACGACGCGGAGCGGACGTACCCGCGGCGCTACGTCTCGGTCGACGGCGGCATGAGCGACAACGCCCGCCCGGTGCTTTACGACGCCGATTATTCGGCCGCCCTGGCGAGCCGTTCCTCGGATGCTCCCGCCCAGTTGTCCCGAGTGGTGGGCAAACATTGCGAGAGCGGGGACATTGTTGTTAAAGATGTTTACCTGCCCTCGGATGTCAGGGCCGGTGATCTCCTGGCGGTGCCGGGCACCGGCGCCTACTGCTTGGCACTCGCGAGCAACTACAACTACCTGGCACGTCCGGGAGTGGTCGCGGTCTCTGACGGGACCGCCCGGTGGATCATTCGTGGGGAAACCGAGGAAGACCTCTTGAACCGAGACATGGGAGCCGGACAGCTGTGA